The following proteins are encoded in a genomic region of Nocardioides sp. cx-173:
- a CDS encoding histidine phosphatase family protein — translation MKPRWTSGPAGLTLVRHGHSVGNEADSAAREAGAEVLDLDARDADVELSRTGQEQADAVGRWLDELGDDDRPTVVVSSPYRRAAETARRAVERLGVDLEYDERLRERDLGVLDGLTGTGIRKRHPEEAGRRDKLGKFYYQPPSGESWADVVLRARSLLQDLRHGYDDARVYLFTHQAVIMSFRYALEGLSEEEILDIDREVQIPNASFTTYRREGEGLELVTFADTAAVDRTDADVTEQADRVGAGGADV, via the coding sequence GTGAAGCCGAGATGGACCAGCGGACCGGCCGGACTGACCCTGGTCAGGCACGGCCACAGCGTCGGCAACGAGGCCGACAGCGCCGCGCGTGAGGCCGGCGCGGAGGTGCTCGACCTGGACGCTCGCGACGCCGACGTGGAGCTCTCCCGCACGGGACAGGAGCAGGCCGACGCCGTCGGGCGGTGGCTCGACGAGCTCGGCGACGACGACCGCCCGACGGTGGTCGTCAGCTCGCCGTACCGGCGCGCCGCCGAGACCGCGCGGCGGGCCGTCGAGCGCCTGGGCGTCGACCTGGAGTACGACGAGCGGCTGCGCGAGCGGGACCTCGGGGTGCTCGACGGGCTCACCGGGACCGGGATCCGCAAGCGGCACCCGGAGGAGGCCGGGCGGCGCGACAAGCTCGGCAAGTTCTACTACCAGCCACCCAGCGGCGAGAGCTGGGCCGACGTGGTGCTGCGGGCGCGGAGCCTGCTGCAGGACCTGCGCCACGGCTACGACGACGCGCGGGTCTACCTGTTCACCCACCAGGCGGTGATCATGTCGTTCCGCTACGCGCTGGAGGGCCTCTCGGAGGAGGAGATCCTCGACATCGACCGCGAGGTGCAGATCCCCAACGCCTCGTTCACGACCTACCGGCGCGAGGGCGAGGGGCTCGAGCTCGTGACCTTCGCCGACACGGCGGCGGTCGACCGCACCGACGCCGACGTGACCGAGCAGGCGGACCGAGTGGGGGCGGGCGGCGCGGATGTCTGA
- a CDS encoding ADP-dependent NAD(P)H-hydrate dehydratase: MSEPTVVTPAVLRDWALPAAGEGKQARGRVCVVGGTSATPGAVLVAGEASLRAGGGVLALATAAAAAPALAVAVPEASVEGVAVDQDGNLAESAADVLAPWAQGADVVLVGTGFSDPEASAALLRRLAPELAGTVVVDALGSAFLTAHPDGLHHLEGRAVLCVNPTELARTAGVEDDEAEGDLAAVAADVARRCRVVVLCGAAEKHVVTPEGDSWLVQGGGPGLGVSGSGDVQAGIVAGLIARGAEPAQAATWGAYLHARAGERLAAEVGVVGYLARELPAQVPQILVELG, translated from the coding sequence ATGTCTGAGCCCACGGTCGTCACCCCCGCGGTGCTGCGGGACTGGGCGCTGCCCGCCGCCGGGGAGGGCAAGCAGGCCCGGGGGCGGGTCTGCGTGGTCGGCGGGACCAGCGCCACGCCCGGGGCCGTCCTGGTCGCCGGCGAGGCCAGCCTGCGCGCCGGCGGCGGCGTGCTCGCGCTCGCGACCGCCGCGGCCGCCGCCCCGGCGCTCGCCGTCGCGGTACCCGAGGCGTCGGTGGAGGGCGTGGCCGTCGACCAGGACGGCAACCTCGCCGAGTCCGCGGCCGACGTCCTCGCGCCCTGGGCGCAGGGAGCCGACGTGGTGCTGGTCGGCACGGGCTTCTCCGATCCCGAGGCCTCGGCGGCCCTGCTGCGCCGCCTCGCGCCCGAGCTGGCCGGGACGGTCGTGGTCGACGCGCTGGGCTCGGCGTTCCTCACCGCCCACCCCGACGGACTGCACCACCTCGAGGGCCGCGCCGTGCTCTGCGTGAACCCGACCGAGCTGGCCCGCACCGCGGGCGTCGAGGACGACGAGGCCGAGGGTGACCTGGCGGCGGTGGCGGCGGACGTGGCGCGACGCTGCCGCGTCGTCGTCCTGTGCGGAGCCGCCGAGAAGCACGTGGTCACCCCCGAGGGGGACTCCTGGCTCGTGCAGGGCGGCGGTCCCGGGCTGGGCGTCTCCGGGTCCGGCGACGTGCAGGCCGGGATCGTGGCCGGCCTGATCGCGCGCGGGGCCGAGCCCGCCCAGGCCGCGACCTGGGGCGCCTATCTGCACGCCCGCGCCGGCGAGCGCCTCGCCGCGGAGGTCGGCGTCGTGGGCTACCTCGCCCGCGAGCTGCCCGCGCAGGTGCCGCAGATCCTGGTCGAGCTGGGCTGA
- a CDS encoding DUF1360 domain-containing protein: MTLLSDLLDGVTALHRGDSAYDPDDQVHLTGFAGSLTAYGTAVASLVAVARAGGHEAPERYALSDLAVGGLATHKLTRLLSRSSVASPLRAPFTRFEEAAGSGEHVEAPRGHGVRHTVGELLTCPFCLGVWVATGYVAGLTLAPRATRAAAAVLSVTATSDVLQHAYARLRGD, from the coding sequence ATGACCCTTCTGTCCGACCTCCTTGACGGCGTCACCGCACTCCACCGCGGCGACTCGGCGTACGACCCCGACGACCAGGTGCACCTGACGGGGTTCGCCGGCAGCCTGACCGCCTACGGCACCGCCGTCGCGTCGCTCGTGGCCGTGGCCAGGGCGGGCGGTCACGAGGCGCCGGAGCGCTACGCCCTCTCCGACCTGGCCGTGGGTGGGCTGGCCACCCACAAGCTCACCCGGCTGCTGTCGCGCTCCTCGGTGGCCAGTCCGCTGCGGGCGCCGTTCACGAGGTTCGAGGAAGCTGCCGGGTCGGGTGAGCACGTCGAGGCGCCCCGCGGCCACGGGGTGCGCCACACCGTCGGCGAGCTCCTGACCTGCCCCTTCTGCCTGGGCGTCTGGGTCGCCACCGGGTACGTCGCGGGGCTCACCCTGGCGCCGCGCGCGACGCGGGCGGCGGCCGCGGTCCTGTCGGTCACGGCGACCTCCGACGTCCTGCAGCACGCCTACGCCCGGCTGCGCGGGGACTGA
- a CDS encoding aminotransferase class III-fold pyridoxal phosphate-dependent enzyme: MTLDEVLREPAPALSARAVTALLETGWGLGAAGIRPLPSERDLNVLVGAGHVLKLSNPAETRESVELEVAVMAHAAATDPGLVMPRTVPTIGGHGLLETTDDAGRACLARLVTVVPGEILEGAVLTTSLAEQVGDLAARTSVALQGFFHPAAGGRGLDWDVRRLPDVVRGALVSGVLDPAREPVLAGLPDRVAGSLHACAALPSGIQHADVTLTNVLAHDGRVTGVIDFGDVHHTARVADLAVTLTAVLRNSGPRHDAGLWDLAAAVLRGYQRRQPLQAEEVEVLGDLVLARLAVSTLISRTRAAGHADNLAYITQYDDANARVLAELAALSPGELRGRLHRLAGTADPHVDGDLGVRRAAVMGGRLSPLFYARPLHVVRGEGPWLVGDDGRRMLDAYNNVAVVGHAHPTVTRAVTRQLARLNTHSRYLHAGVVRLAERLVATMPDGLDTVLFTTSGTEANELAWRLATEATGGDGALVARHAYHGSTRWLADLSPNEWPPGHRPEGVARFEAPYGDPSLLTAATAAGRVRDAAAELAERGHRPALVLADSGFTSEGVRDAPPAYLQGLVDGAHATGALFLADEVQVGYGRTGPQLWRFALAGITPDIVTLGKPMGAGYPVGAVVTRREIADALARRYEYFSTFAATPVAAAAGNAVLDVLEAERLPQRAVLVGEHLRRGLRDLAATHDAVGEVRGSGLLAGLDLPGRDLAGEVLAGLVGHDVLAGLTGPGGDVLKVRPPLVWEVEHADLFVSTLDRVLHEVGGRR; this comes from the coding sequence ATGACGCTCGACGAGGTGCTGCGCGAGCCCGCCCCGGCCCTGTCCGCTCGGGCGGTGACCGCGCTGCTCGAGACCGGCTGGGGGCTGGGGGCTGCCGGGATCCGGCCGCTCCCGAGCGAGCGCGACCTCAACGTGCTGGTGGGCGCGGGCCACGTGCTCAAGTTGTCCAACCCCGCGGAGACGCGCGAGAGCGTCGAGCTCGAGGTCGCGGTCATGGCGCACGCCGCCGCGACCGACCCGGGGCTGGTGATGCCGCGCACCGTCCCCACCATCGGCGGTCACGGGCTGCTCGAGACCACCGACGACGCCGGCCGGGCCTGCCTGGCCCGTCTCGTCACGGTCGTCCCCGGGGAGATCCTGGAGGGGGCGGTCCTCACCACCTCGCTGGCCGAGCAGGTCGGCGACCTGGCGGCCCGCACGAGCGTCGCGCTGCAGGGGTTCTTCCACCCGGCCGCGGGCGGCCGCGGCCTGGACTGGGACGTACGCCGGCTGCCCGACGTCGTGCGCGGCGCACTGGTCTCCGGGGTGCTGGACCCCGCCCGCGAGCCGGTCCTGGCCGGCCTGCCCGACCGGGTCGCCGGCTCCCTGCACGCCTGCGCCGCCCTGCCGTCGGGCATCCAGCACGCCGACGTGACACTGACCAACGTGCTCGCCCACGACGGCCGGGTCACCGGCGTCATCGACTTCGGCGACGTCCACCACACGGCCCGGGTCGCGGACCTCGCGGTCACCCTGACCGCCGTGCTCCGCAACTCGGGACCGCGCCACGACGCCGGCCTGTGGGACCTCGCCGCGGCGGTGCTGCGTGGCTACCAGCGCCGGCAGCCGCTGCAGGCCGAGGAGGTCGAGGTGCTCGGCGACCTGGTGCTGGCCCGGCTGGCGGTGTCCACGCTCATCTCGCGCACCCGGGCGGCCGGGCACGCCGACAACCTCGCCTACATCACCCAGTACGACGACGCCAACGCGCGGGTGCTCGCCGAGCTGGCGGCGCTGTCCCCGGGCGAGCTGCGCGGGCGCCTGCACCGCCTCGCCGGTACCGCCGACCCCCACGTCGACGGCGACCTCGGCGTGCGGCGGGCCGCGGTGATGGGCGGTCGCCTGTCGCCGCTCTTCTACGCGCGCCCGCTGCACGTCGTCCGCGGCGAGGGCCCGTGGCTGGTCGGTGACGACGGCCGCCGGATGCTCGACGCCTACAACAACGTCGCGGTCGTGGGTCACGCCCATCCCACCGTGACCCGAGCCGTGACCCGCCAGCTCGCGCGCCTCAACACCCACTCGCGCTACCTGCACGCGGGCGTCGTACGGCTGGCGGAGCGGCTGGTCGCCACCATGCCCGACGGGCTCGACACGGTGCTCTTCACGACGTCCGGCACCGAGGCCAACGAGCTGGCGTGGCGCCTGGCCACCGAGGCGACCGGCGGCGACGGCGCGCTGGTCGCCCGCCACGCCTACCACGGCAGCACCCGCTGGCTGGCCGACCTCAGCCCGAACGAGTGGCCACCGGGACACCGGCCGGAGGGCGTGGCGCGCTTCGAGGCGCCGTACGGCGACCCCTCGCTGCTCACCGCGGCGACCGCGGCCGGGCGGGTCCGCGACGCGGCAGCGGAGCTCGCCGAGCGCGGGCACCGGCCGGCGCTGGTACTGGCCGACAGCGGGTTCACCAGCGAGGGGGTGCGCGACGCCCCGCCCGCCTACCTGCAGGGCTTGGTCGACGGCGCGCACGCGACGGGAGCGCTCTTCCTCGCCGACGAGGTGCAGGTGGGCTACGGCCGCACGGGCCCCCAGCTGTGGCGCTTCGCACTGGCGGGCATCACGCCGGACATCGTCACGCTCGGCAAGCCGATGGGTGCCGGCTACCCGGTCGGCGCGGTCGTCACCCGCCGGGAGATCGCCGACGCCCTGGCCCGCCGCTACGAGTACTTCTCCACCTTCGCCGCGACCCCGGTGGCCGCGGCGGCCGGCAACGCGGTGCTGGACGTGCTCGAGGCCGAGCGGCTGCCGCAGCGCGCCGTCCTCGTGGGCGAGCACCTGCGCCGCGGCCTGCGGGACCTGGCGGCGACGCACGACGCGGTCGGCGAGGTGCGCGGGTCCGGGCTGCTCGCCGGTCTGGACCTGCCGGGTCGCGACCTGGCCGGCGAGGTGCTGGCGGGCCTCGTCGGGCACGACGTGCTGGCCGGGCTGACCGGTCCCGGCGGCGACGTGCTCAAGGTGCGGCCCCCGCTGGTGTGGGAGGTCGAGCACGCCGACCTGTTCGTCTCCACCCTGGACCGGGTCCTGCACGAGGTGGGCGGGCGCCGATGA
- a CDS encoding response regulator has product MVDADELLRGIVADSPDGLWVVDADGATVLANPRMAEILGRPGDDLSGVTLFDIVDDEGRRQLEDHLEDMRAGHPGEHNLDSLTFRADGTSVWTLLSWAPLHGADGSTLGWLHRISEYADRKSLLDTLQDREHQLAAAQSLARLGSWEWAIGSDRIWWSDELYRIYGLHPDEFEATYDAFLAHIHEHDRPTVETAIARALAGANSFRWEARIRRGDAGERWVRGLGVVERGADGAPVRMTGTAQDITDLVRADFQAAEATRRLHLLRGMAEAANQSSSLAAAVEHASSALSGTDGWEVISLLVRERPGGPLVPMSLPGADDASLPEPDFELAERCWASREIESVPAPGRESTHSLVAFPVVGGPDVACVVELIADEMPPDDRSRELIHQIADQLNRVADRERSAADLAAARDSAMEASRLKSEFLATMSHEIRTPMNGVIGLNDLLLRTELDARQRRLAEGVRSAGLTLLGLINDILDLSKIESGKLELESEDLDIRAVFEQTAAVLAGPAHEKGLELVVACHPDVPVLVNGDSVRFGQIITNLGSNAVKFTDHGEVSIRASVAERTDDELVLRVEVSDTGIGITDAERDGLFDAFTQADRSTTRQHGGTGLGLAISQQLVHALGGEIGLESTPGQGSTFWFTARLGTARSHRSAGPDVSPYPLQDRRVLVVDDNGTSRTVLLEQLGAWHLTCVPAATADEALAEVGRAALQRRPFDAILLDLTLDTTDGLALASRIHDAEPVAPPLLLLTRDQVVSESRTRAAGITATLTKPVRYSELYDALLHTIVGEAPQPSPRRSPSPTTLGVRVLVVEDNAVNQLVATGLLEALGCHADVVGNGVEAVSALRGDHGYDVVLMDCRMPLLDGYDATRAVRAAEEGARVPIIAMTASALEGERERCLAAGMDDFLTKPVDPPQLARALFRWAPAARGSAPVEMPAVSAVPAGSAGSAGPTEVVLDPERVAMLARLVKDGVSFFERTRASFIARVEGALDDLRAAVAAGDAAGTAATAHQLKGSALNLGLVQVGAAAAAVEAQADAGSTDGIDGLLAVLTATVADGVEALAAADPA; this is encoded by the coding sequence ATGGTGGACGCCGATGAGCTGCTGCGCGGCATCGTCGCCGACAGCCCTGACGGGCTGTGGGTGGTGGACGCCGACGGCGCGACCGTCCTCGCCAACCCCCGCATGGCCGAGATCCTCGGGCGCCCCGGCGACGACCTGAGCGGGGTCACGCTCTTCGACATCGTCGACGACGAGGGCCGCCGTCAGCTCGAGGACCACCTCGAGGACATGCGTGCGGGGCACCCCGGCGAGCACAACCTGGACTCGCTCACGTTCCGGGCCGACGGCACCAGCGTGTGGACGCTGCTCAGCTGGGCGCCGCTCCACGGCGCCGACGGCTCCACGCTGGGCTGGCTGCACCGGATCAGCGAGTACGCCGACCGCAAGAGCCTCCTCGACACCCTGCAGGACCGCGAGCACCAGCTGGCCGCAGCCCAGTCGCTGGCCCGCCTCGGCAGCTGGGAGTGGGCGATCGGCAGCGATCGGATCTGGTGGTCCGACGAGCTCTACCGGATCTACGGCCTGCACCCCGACGAGTTCGAGGCGACGTACGACGCCTTCCTCGCCCACATCCACGAGCACGACCGCCCCACCGTCGAGACGGCCATCGCGCGGGCCCTCGCCGGCGCCAACAGCTTCCGCTGGGAGGCCCGGATCCGGCGCGGGGACGCCGGCGAGCGGTGGGTCCGCGGCCTCGGGGTCGTCGAGCGCGGGGCCGACGGGGCGCCCGTGCGGATGACCGGCACCGCTCAGGACATCACCGACCTGGTGCGCGCCGACTTCCAGGCGGCCGAGGCGACGCGACGGCTGCACCTGCTGCGGGGCATGGCGGAGGCGGCCAACCAATCGAGCAGCCTGGCCGCCGCCGTCGAGCACGCCTCCTCCGCGCTGTCCGGCACCGACGGGTGGGAGGTGATCAGCCTGCTGGTCCGCGAGCGCCCGGGCGGCCCCCTGGTGCCGATGAGCCTGCCCGGGGCCGACGACGCCTCCCTGCCCGAGCCCGACTTCGAGCTGGCCGAGCGGTGCTGGGCGTCGCGGGAGATCGAGTCGGTCCCGGCTCCCGGCCGGGAGTCGACCCACAGCCTGGTGGCCTTCCCGGTGGTCGGCGGCCCCGACGTGGCCTGCGTCGTCGAGCTGATCGCCGACGAGATGCCGCCGGACGACCGCTCGCGCGAGCTGATCCACCAGATCGCCGACCAGCTCAACCGGGTCGCCGACCGCGAGCGCAGTGCGGCCGACCTCGCGGCCGCACGCGACAGCGCGATGGAGGCCTCCCGGCTCAAGTCGGAGTTCCTGGCGACGATGAGCCACGAGATCCGGACCCCGATGAACGGCGTGATCGGCCTCAACGACCTGCTGCTGCGCACCGAGCTCGACGCGCGTCAGCGTCGGCTCGCCGAGGGCGTCCGCAGCGCCGGGCTGACGCTGCTCGGGCTGATCAACGACATCCTCGACCTGTCCAAGATCGAGAGCGGCAAGCTCGAGCTGGAGTCGGAGGACCTCGACATCCGCGCGGTCTTCGAGCAGACGGCCGCGGTGCTCGCCGGGCCCGCCCACGAGAAGGGGCTGGAGCTGGTCGTCGCCTGCCACCCCGACGTCCCCGTCCTGGTCAACGGCGACTCCGTGCGCTTCGGGCAGATCATCACCAACCTGGGCTCCAACGCCGTGAAGTTCACCGACCACGGGGAGGTGTCGATCCGGGCCTCGGTGGCCGAGCGCACCGACGACGAGCTGGTCCTGCGCGTCGAGGTCTCCGACACCGGCATCGGGATCACCGACGCCGAGCGTGACGGGCTCTTCGACGCGTTCACCCAGGCCGACCGCTCCACGACCCGGCAGCACGGCGGCACCGGTCTCGGGCTGGCGATCTCCCAGCAGCTGGTCCACGCCCTCGGTGGTGAGATCGGCCTCGAGAGCACGCCCGGCCAGGGCAGCACCTTCTGGTTCACGGCGCGGCTGGGCACGGCGCGCTCGCACCGGAGCGCCGGCCCGGACGTCTCGCCGTACCCGCTGCAGGACCGCCGGGTCCTCGTGGTGGACGACAACGGCACCTCGCGCACCGTCCTGCTGGAGCAGCTCGGAGCCTGGCACCTCACCTGCGTGCCCGCCGCGACAGCCGACGAGGCCCTGGCGGAGGTGGGCCGCGCGGCGCTGCAGCGCAGGCCGTTCGACGCGATCCTCCTCGACCTGACCCTCGACACCACCGACGGCCTGGCGCTGGCGTCCCGGATCCACGACGCGGAGCCGGTCGCGCCGCCGCTGCTGCTGCTCACCCGCGACCAGGTCGTCTCGGAGAGCCGCACCAGGGCCGCGGGGATCACCGCGACGCTGACCAAGCCGGTGCGCTACTCCGAGCTGTACGACGCGCTCCTGCACACCATCGTGGGCGAGGCGCCCCAGCCCTCTCCGCGCCGCTCGCCGTCGCCGACCACCCTCGGCGTGAGGGTGCTCGTGGTCGAGGACAACGCCGTCAACCAGCTGGTGGCCACCGGGCTCCTCGAGGCGCTCGGCTGCCACGCGGACGTCGTCGGCAACGGGGTCGAGGCGGTGAGCGCCCTTCGAGGCGACCACGGGTACGACGTAGTGCTGATGGACTGCCGGATGCCACTGCTCGACGGCTACGACGCCACACGCGCCGTGCGGGCCGCGGAGGAGGGGGCCCGGGTGCCGATCATCGCGATGACCGCCTCCGCCCTCGAGGGCGAGCGTGAGCGGTGCCTCGCGGCCGGGATGGACGACTTCCTCACCAAGCCGGTCGACCCCCCGCAGCTGGCCCGGGCACTGTTCCGCTGGGCGCCGGCGGCCCGCGGGTCGGCACCCGTCGAGATGCCCGCTGTGTCGGCTGTGCCGGCTGGGTCGGCTGGGTCGGCTGGGCCGACAGAGGTCGTCCTGGACCCGGAGCGCGTCGCGATGCTGGCCAGGCTGGTCAAGGACGGGGTCAGCTTCTTCGAGCGCACCCGCGCGTCCTTCATCGCCCGCGTCGAGGGGGCGCTGGACGATCTGCGCGCCGCCGTCGCCGCCGGCGACGCGGCCGGCACCGCCGCGACCGCCCATCAGCTCAAGGGCAGCGCGCTCAACCTGGGCCTGGTGCAGGTGGGCGCCGCCGCGGCGGCCGTCGAGGCCCAGGCCGACGCCGGCTCCACCGACGGCATCGACGGCCTCCTCGCCGTCCTGACCGCCACAGTCGCCGACGGGGTCGAGGCCCTGGCGGCGGCCGACCCGGCGTAA
- a CDS encoding Glu/Leu/Phe/Val family dehydrogenase codes for MSGSPSADVFDLGAEHEQVVFANDPATGLKAIIAIHSTALGPALGGTRFFPYASTADAVRDVLDLSRGMSYKAALAGLDLGGGKAVIIGDPAELKTEALLRAYGRFVQSLNGRYYTACDVGTFSPDMDDIARECSFVTGRTTAHGGAGDSSVLTAYGVFQGMRAAAAFAWGTESLAGRTVGVAGVGKVGRHLVRHLVEDGADVVVTDVYAPSVDRLRDELPSVRVAASTEELVAGALDVYAPCAMGGALSDEVVDVLSARIVCGAANNQLAHPGVEKALEDRGILYAPDYCVNAGGLIQVADELEGFSFERAHQRATGIFDTARTVFELAAADGVPPATAADRLAERRMRDVGRLRGVWLPR; via the coding sequence ATGTCTGGAAGCCCTTCGGCCGACGTCTTCGACCTCGGCGCCGAGCACGAGCAGGTCGTCTTCGCCAATGACCCGGCCACCGGCCTCAAGGCGATCATCGCCATCCACTCCACGGCGCTCGGCCCCGCCCTCGGCGGCACCCGCTTCTTCCCGTACGCCAGCACCGCCGATGCGGTGCGTGACGTCCTCGACCTCTCGCGCGGGATGTCCTACAAGGCCGCGCTCGCCGGCCTGGACCTGGGCGGTGGCAAGGCGGTGATCATCGGCGACCCTGCCGAGCTCAAGACCGAGGCGCTGCTGCGCGCCTACGGCCGCTTCGTGCAGTCGCTGAACGGCCGCTACTACACCGCCTGCGACGTCGGCACCTTCTCGCCGGACATGGACGACATCGCCCGCGAGTGCTCGTTCGTCACCGGCCGCACCACCGCCCACGGCGGCGCGGGCGACAGCTCGGTCCTCACGGCGTACGGCGTGTTCCAGGGCATGCGGGCGGCCGCCGCCTTCGCGTGGGGCACCGAGTCGCTCGCCGGCCGGACCGTCGGCGTGGCCGGGGTCGGCAAGGTGGGGCGACACCTGGTGCGCCACCTCGTCGAGGACGGCGCCGACGTCGTCGTCACCGACGTGTACGCCCCGTCGGTGGACCGGCTGCGAGACGAGCTCCCCAGCGTCCGCGTCGCCGCCTCGACCGAGGAGCTCGTCGCGGGCGCGCTCGACGTCTACGCCCCCTGCGCGATGGGCGGCGCCCTGAGCGACGAGGTCGTCGACGTGCTGTCGGCGCGGATCGTGTGCGGCGCGGCCAACAACCAGCTGGCCCACCCCGGAGTGGAGAAGGCCCTCGAGGACCGCGGAATCCTCTACGCGCCCGACTACTGCGTCAACGCCGGCGGCCTGATCCAGGTCGCCGACGAGCTCGAGGGCTTCTCCTTCGAGCGTGCCCACCAGCGCGCGACCGGCATCTTCGACACGGCGCGGACCGTCTTCGAGCTCGCCGCCGCCGACGGCGTACCGCCCGCCACCGCCGCCGATCGCCTCGCCGAGCGCCGCATGCGCGACGTGGGCCGCCTGCGCGGCGTGTGGCTCCCCCGCTGA
- a CDS encoding DUF3073 domain-containing protein, with amino-acid sequence MGRGRAKAKQTKVARDLKYRTHETDFGALASELHGDSGTKDEQVDPEVLEKWSDVIEPSRD; translated from the coding sequence ATGGGGCGCGGCCGAGCTAAAGCCAAGCAGACGAAGGTCGCGCGCGACCTGAAGTACCGCACTCACGAGACGGACTTCGGGGCGCTCGCCAGTGAGCTGCACGGCGACAGCGGCACCAAGGACGAGCAGGTCGATCCCGAGGTGCTGGAGAAGTGGTCCGACGTCATCGAGCCCTCGCGCGATTGA
- the purM gene encoding phosphoribosylformylglycinamidine cyclo-ligase, translated as MSETPTPGNAYARAGVDIEAADTAIELMKGWVEKARRPEMIGGLGGFAGLFDASALKGYERPLLATSTDGVGTKVAIAQAMDVHDTIGFDLVGMVVDDLVVCGAEPLFMTDYIACGRVVPERIAAIVKGIAEACVEAGCALVGGETAEHPGLLGPDEYDVAGATTGVVEADRLLGPGRVRPGDAVIAMQASGLHSNGYSLVRHVLLQTAGWALDKDVPELGRTLGEELLTPTRIYAKACLALAEQTEVHAMSHVTGGGLAANLARVMPQELMATLERGTWTPQPIFDLVRGVGQVSQPDLEATLNCGVGMVAITAPAAMDRAIEVLDGFGIRAWVAGEVAVDPEQSGRVVLEGQHPGW; from the coding sequence GTGAGCGAGACCCCCACCCCTGGCAACGCCTACGCGCGGGCCGGCGTCGACATCGAGGCGGCCGACACCGCGATCGAGCTGATGAAGGGGTGGGTCGAGAAGGCCCGCCGCCCCGAGATGATCGGTGGCCTCGGCGGCTTCGCCGGGCTCTTCGACGCCTCGGCCCTCAAGGGCTACGAGCGTCCCCTGCTCGCGACGTCGACCGACGGCGTCGGCACCAAGGTGGCGATCGCTCAGGCGATGGACGTCCACGACACGATCGGCTTCGACCTGGTCGGCATGGTCGTCGACGATCTGGTCGTCTGCGGCGCCGAGCCGCTGTTCATGACCGACTACATCGCCTGTGGCCGGGTCGTGCCCGAGCGGATCGCGGCCATCGTCAAGGGCATCGCGGAGGCGTGCGTCGAGGCGGGCTGCGCCCTGGTGGGCGGCGAGACCGCGGAGCACCCCGGCCTGCTGGGCCCCGACGAGTACGACGTCGCCGGCGCGACGACCGGCGTGGTGGAGGCCGACCGGCTGCTCGGCCCCGGCCGGGTACGTCCCGGGGACGCCGTGATCGCCATGCAGGCCAGCGGCCTGCACTCCAACGGCTACTCGCTGGTCCGGCACGTGCTGTTGCAGACCGCCGGCTGGGCCCTGGACAAGGACGTGCCGGAGCTCGGGCGCACGCTGGGGGAGGAGCTGCTCACCCCCACCCGGATCTACGCCAAGGCGTGCCTCGCGCTGGCCGAGCAGACCGAGGTCCACGCCATGTCGCACGTCACCGGCGGCGGTCTCGCCGCCAACCTCGCCCGGGTGATGCCCCAGGAGCTCATGGCCACCCTGGAGCGCGGCACCTGGACGCCCCAGCCGATCTTCGACCTGGTCCGCGGCGTCGGCCAGGTGTCGCAGCCCGACCTCGAGGCCACCCTCAACTGCGGCGTCGGCATGGTGGCGATCACCGCTCCGGCGGCGATGGACCGCGCGATCGAGGTGCTCGACGGCTTCGGGATCCGCGCCTGGGTCGCCGGCGAGGTCGCCGTCGACCCCGAGCAGTCGGGCCGCGTCGTACTGGAGGGCCAGCACCCCGGCTGGTGA